From the genome of Apus apus isolate bApuApu2 chromosome 19, bApuApu2.pri.cur, whole genome shotgun sequence, one region includes:
- the BBLN gene encoding bublin coiled-coil protein, with protein MSGPNGDPQVPGGGGDIPGDGDSFEEEEYAAINSMLDQINSCLDHLEEKNDYLHASLKELLESNRQTRLEFQQQSKQRNMEADVQGSQPPV; from the exons atGTCGGGGCCCAACGGGGACCCGCAGGtgccggggggcggcggcgaCATCCCCGGGGATGGGGACAGCTTCGAGGAGGAAG AATATGCAGCAATAAACTCCATGCTGGACCAGATCAACTCCTGCTTGGATCACCTGGAGGAGAAGAATGATTATCTACATGCCAGCTTGAAAGAACTGCTGGAGTCCAACCGCCAGACCCGCCTGGaattccagcagcagagcaagcagcGGAACATGGAAGCTGATGTGCAGGGATCACAGCCTCCTGTCTAG
- the PTGES2 gene encoding prostaglandin E synthase 2, translated as MAAAGRAWRAVLLLPPWRAPRRAFGAAAAPAAAGGGARLLLGAALALGGGAGLCLAARHGLREHSAAELPAGSLQLTLYQYKTCPFCSKVRAFLDYHGLPYEIVEVNPIMRKEIKFSSYRKVPILLANAGSPLQLNDSSVIISAIKTYLISKRNSLEEIVSFYPPLKTVTEQGKEVFEYGNKYWLMLDEKETKRVYPVKEVRVEEMKWRKWADDWLVHLISPNVYRTPREALASFDYIVREGKFGTLEGLFAKYIGAVAMFFISKRLKKRHHLQDDVREDLYEAVNEWVKAVGKHRLFMGGNQPNLADLAVYGVLRVMEGLEAFDDMMVHTKIQPWYQRMEEVIQKAEVAV; from the exons ATGGCGGCTGCCGGCAGGGCCTGGCGGGCCgtcctgctgctgccgcccTGGCGGGCCCCGCGCCGGGCTTTCGGCGCTGCTGCCGCTCCCgccgcggcgggcggcggggcccggctgCTGCTGGGCGCGGCGCTGGCGCtgggcggcggcgcggggctcTGCCTGGCGGCGCGGCACGGCCTGCGGGAGCACTCGGCCGCTGAG ctgcctgcagggagcCTGCAGCTCACTCTCTACCAGTACAAAACGTGTCCTTTCTGCAGCAAAGTCCGAGCTTTTCTTGATTATCATGGACTACCCTATGAAATTGTGGAAGTGAACCCAATAATGAGGAAAGAGATAAAATTTTCTTCCTACAGAAAGGTGCCTATCCTGCTAGCCAATGCTGGAAGCCCTCTG caaTTGAATGACTCTTCCGTAATCATCAGTGCAATAAAGACCTATCTCATTTCCAA GAGGAATAGCTTAGAAGAGATCGTGTCCTTTTATCCTCCTCTGAAAACTGTAACTGAGCAAGGCAAAGAGGTGTTTGAGTATGGGAATAAATACTGGCTGATGCTGGATGAGAAGGAGACAAAGCGAGTCTACCCTGTCAAAGAAGTGAGAGT GGAAGAAATGAAGTGGAGAAAATGGGCAGATGATTGGCTTGTTCACCTCATCTCCCCCAACGTTTACCGTACCCCCAGAGAAGCCTTGGCATCCTTTGATTACATCGTCCGTGAGGGGAAGTTTGGCACCCTGGAAGGTTTATTTGCCAAGTACATTGGGGCTGTTGCCATGTTCTTCATTAGCAAGAGGCTGAAGAAAAG ACATCACCTTCAGGACGACGTCCGAGAAGACTTGTATGAAGCAGTTAATGAGTGGGTAAAAGCTGTTGGCAAACATCGACTGTTCATGGGTGGAAACCAGCCAAACCTTGCTGACTTG GCAGTGTACGGGGTCCTCCGAGTCATGGAAGGGCTGGAAGCCTTTGATGACATGATGGTTCACACCAAGATTCAGCCTTGGTACCAGCGCATGGAAGAAGTAATTCAGAAAGCTGAAGTTGCAGTCTGA